From a region of the Roseivirga sp. 4D4 genome:
- a CDS encoding sensor histidine kinase, producing the protein MNKRTLSNIAAVILCWLLFVVIDLLKKGNILSMESIQVLRYIAGTSIWILLTFPLFRIFEKTSDLKLTKRALALILLGIAVGVFKNFVTWFVVFIVGVSSGSYSATWFSLQKFYSYITLFYYMEAIIITWVLLIIFYMLELYKNYQEKSLETAQLASQLANAQLESLRMQLQPHFLFNAHNTVSMLIRTKKYDQATEMISKISDLLRNSLKREERQLITLHQEIELIKNYLEIEEVRFEDHLKVDFRIDPNTLDYLVPNLLLQPLIENAFKHGISKNLDEAKLSIESTLDSDKLIMTVHNTGPNLPLDFKIEEVTGIGLNNVIERLNKLYGPDHSFEIKNSDSGVKVEIRLPLDT; encoded by the coding sequence GTGAATAAACGTACCCTGAGTAATATAGCGGCCGTCATCTTATGCTGGCTGCTTTTCGTTGTTATTGACCTGCTTAAAAAGGGCAATATCTTGTCTATGGAAAGCATTCAGGTATTGAGGTACATTGCAGGTACCAGCATTTGGATATTGCTTACATTCCCCCTATTCAGGATTTTTGAGAAAACCTCTGACCTGAAACTTACCAAAAGGGCACTGGCCCTTATTCTTTTGGGTATTGCAGTAGGAGTATTCAAGAATTTCGTGACTTGGTTCGTAGTCTTTATCGTGGGTGTTTCTTCAGGATCATATTCCGCCACTTGGTTCTCTCTCCAGAAATTCTACAGCTACATTACCCTATTCTATTATATGGAAGCGATCATCATTACATGGGTGCTGCTGATCATATTCTACATGTTGGAACTCTATAAGAATTATCAAGAAAAAAGCCTTGAAACAGCTCAGTTAGCGTCACAACTGGCAAACGCACAATTGGAATCTTTGCGAATGCAATTACAACCCCACTTTCTGTTTAATGCCCATAATACCGTTTCGATGCTCATTCGTACCAAAAAATACGATCAGGCTACTGAGATGATTTCTAAGATCAGCGATCTTTTGCGAAATTCTTTAAAACGGGAAGAGCGACAGTTAATCACGCTACACCAAGAGATAGAGTTGATTAAGAATTATCTGGAAATAGAAGAAGTTCGCTTTGAAGACCATTTGAAGGTTGACTTCCGAATAGATCCCAATACCCTTGACTACTTAGTCCCCAACTTGTTACTGCAGCCATTGATAGAAAATGCTTTCAAACATGGCATATCAAAGAATTTAGACGAGGCCAAACTCAGCATTGAAAGTACTTTAGACAGTGATAAACTGATAATGACAGTTCATAATACGGGGCCCAACTTACCTTTAGATTTTAAAATTGAAGAAGTCACTGGGATAGGCCTGAATAACGTAATTGAAAGACTGAACAAGCTGTACGGCCCTGACCATAGCTTTGAAATCAAGAATAGCGACTCAGGTGTTAAAGTTGAAATTCGTCTTCCATTAGATACATAA
- a CDS encoding metal ABC transporter solute-binding protein, Zn/Mn family: MKRLIAIIILAAVLWSCDSNTTSQEGKLSIVTTTGMIADVAKNVGKDSVSVSALMGPGVDPHLYKATQGDLGRLQGADIIFYNGLHLEGKMGEVFEKLQRIKTVIPVARGIDSTFLLDDPIYQNAFDPHIWFDISLWASTIGEVTSTLIETDPDNASYYEKNASAYTEQLLSLHEWVKTEIATIPEDERIMITAHDAFNYFGRAYDIEVRGLQGISTLSEFGLKDRVDLVNFIVEKKIKAVFVETSVSEKNINAIVEGCRQKGHNVIIGGNLFSDAMGAEGTPEGNYIGMVRANVRTIVEALK; this comes from the coding sequence ATGAAAAGATTAATAGCAATTATCATTTTGGCGGCTGTCCTTTGGTCTTGTGACAGCAATACCACCTCTCAAGAGGGCAAACTGAGCATAGTGACCACCACTGGTATGATCGCAGACGTAGCGAAAAACGTGGGCAAGGATTCGGTTTCAGTAAGTGCACTTATGGGACCCGGAGTTGATCCGCACCTTTATAAGGCTACTCAGGGAGACCTCGGCAGACTTCAAGGCGCAGATATCATCTTTTACAATGGACTTCATCTAGAGGGCAAAATGGGTGAAGTCTTCGAAAAGCTGCAACGCATCAAAACGGTCATTCCAGTCGCTAGAGGAATAGATTCTACCTTCCTTTTGGACGATCCTATCTACCAAAATGCCTTCGATCCCCATATCTGGTTTGATATCAGCCTTTGGGCATCGACCATTGGTGAAGTTACCAGCACACTGATTGAAACAGACCCAGATAATGCCTCATACTACGAAAAGAATGCTTCGGCCTACACAGAGCAGCTGTTAAGCCTTCATGAATGGGTGAAAACTGAAATTGCAACGATTCCAGAAGACGAACGCATCATGATCACCGCCCACGATGCCTTCAATTATTTCGGCAGGGCCTATGACATTGAAGTTCGTGGGCTACAGGGCATTTCTACCCTATCAGAGTTTGGACTGAAGGACAGGGTCGATTTGGTCAATTTCATCGTTGAAAAAAAGATTAAGGCAGTTTTTGTGGAAACCTCGGTCTCAGAAAAGAACATCAATGCGATTGTAGAAGGCTGTCGCCAAAAGGGACATAACGTGATCATTGGAGGTAACCTGTTCTCCGATGCCATGGGTGCAGAGGGTACACCTGAAGGCAACTATATCGGCATGGTAAGAGCGAATGTGAGGACGATCGTAGAGGCTTTGAAGTGA
- a CDS encoding glycosyltransferase family 4 protein: MAERIYEQQLPFLSSQRTVVENKYAPHAEERTAYRNPDPSYIDLAYTGTIGASNGIFEAIDITKKLHELDQRIRLRIVGYCALKKDLIRLKEEIKDYDFIELNGGDHLVPHAEIIEAIQKADFGFVLKKPNKGMNEEKLLTRLFEYTANKLPILLLNNPTWVAFCDQFNAAIVIDPENFMPDHTLETMSKTEFYDRGNSESSLWKNEEPKLLNLIREIN; the protein is encoded by the coding sequence ATGGCAGAAAGAATCTACGAGCAACAGCTCCCCTTTCTGTCAAGTCAAAGAACCGTTGTTGAAAACAAGTATGCTCCTCATGCCGAAGAACGAACTGCTTATCGAAACCCCGACCCAAGTTACATAGACCTTGCCTATACAGGTACCATAGGAGCTTCAAACGGTATTTTCGAAGCTATAGACATTACTAAAAAACTCCATGAGCTCGATCAGCGAATAAGACTCAGAATTGTGGGTTATTGTGCTCTGAAGAAGGATTTGATCCGTTTGAAGGAGGAAATTAAAGACTACGACTTTATAGAGTTAAATGGCGGTGACCACTTGGTTCCTCATGCCGAAATAATCGAAGCCATCCAAAAAGCAGATTTCGGTTTTGTCCTTAAGAAGCCTAATAAAGGTATGAATGAGGAAAAGTTGCTTACCAGGCTTTTCGAGTATACAGCAAACAAATTACCCATCCTGCTTTTAAACAACCCAACCTGGGTAGCATTTTGTGATCAGTTTAATGCCGCTATCGTAATTGATCCAGAAAACTTTATGCCAGACCACACCCTGGAAACCATGAGCAAGACCGAGTTTTATGATCGTGGCAACTCCGAATCGAGCCTATGGAAAAACGAAGAGCCCAAGCTCCTTAACCTAATCAGGGAGATCAATTAA
- a CDS encoding 2,3,4,5-tetrahydropyridine-2,6-dicarboxylate N-succinyltransferase → MELRDIIERAWNDRSLLKDKEVILAVKTIIEDLDSGDRRVAEPTAEGWVVNEWIKKAVILYFPIQKMQTIEVGPFEFHDKMKLKNGYAKKGVRVVPHAIARYGAYVSKGVIMMPSYVNIGAYVDEGTMVDTWATVGSCAQVGKNVHLSGGVGIGGVLEPLQAAPVIIEDNAFIGSRCIVVEGVRIGKEAVLGANVTLTGSSKIIDVTGDKPVEYKGYVPERSVVIPGSYVKKFPAGEFNVPAALIIGQRKASTDLKTSLNDALRENDVAV, encoded by the coding sequence ATGGAATTGAGGGATATCATCGAACGGGCATGGAATGATCGCAGCTTGCTCAAGGATAAGGAAGTGATTTTAGCTGTCAAGACGATTATCGAAGATTTAGATAGCGGTGATCGTAGAGTGGCTGAGCCAACAGCAGAGGGGTGGGTCGTGAACGAATGGATCAAAAAGGCCGTGATTCTTTATTTCCCAATTCAGAAAATGCAAACCATCGAGGTTGGACCTTTCGAGTTTCATGACAAGATGAAACTTAAGAACGGTTATGCTAAAAAGGGTGTTAGAGTTGTGCCTCACGCCATTGCACGCTATGGCGCTTATGTAAGCAAAGGAGTGATCATGATGCCTTCTTATGTGAATATTGGTGCCTATGTAGATGAAGGAACCATGGTAGACACTTGGGCGACTGTTGGAAGCTGCGCTCAGGTTGGCAAAAATGTACATTTGAGTGGAGGAGTGGGAATTGGGGGTGTCTTAGAGCCATTACAAGCTGCTCCTGTGATCATTGAGGATAATGCCTTTATCGGCTCAAGATGTATTGTGGTGGAGGGTGTAAGAATTGGAAAAGAAGCCGTACTTGGTGCCAATGTGACCCTAACAGGCAGTTCTAAGATTATTGATGTTACGGGTGATAAACCTGTCGAGTATAAAGGTTACGTACCTGAGAGGTCCGTGGTGATCCCTGGAAGCTATGTCAAGAAATTCCCTGCAGGAGAGTTCAATGTACCAGCTGCCTTGATCATTGGTCAAAGGAAGGCGAGTACTGATCTTAAAACCTCCTTAAACGATGCTCTGAGGGAAAACGATGTGGCTGTTTAG
- a CDS encoding LytR/AlgR family response regulator transcription factor → MKRFRTVIVDDEKKAREGLQTLLAQDPEIELIKTCKNGIEAIEFLKEEPCDLLLLDIQMPAVSGFDVLKSIRKPPFTIFITAYDEYALKAFEFHALDYLLKPFSNQRFFDAITRAKQLIRNDNTALSSQMDKLLKQLESNGEQSGIIHSNNIERLVIKASGKILLLDTKDIFWVEAHDYCIKIHLQDTHHLINGSLKGVLVKLPSNSFLRVHKSAIINTKQIASLEHLQNAEYMVTLNNNAQVKVSRSYKLPMDDFLGSL, encoded by the coding sequence TTGAAAAGGTTCAGGACAGTAATCGTTGATGATGAGAAAAAGGCCAGAGAAGGGTTACAAACTTTGCTAGCCCAAGACCCGGAAATTGAATTAATTAAGACATGCAAAAACGGGATTGAAGCCATCGAATTCTTAAAGGAAGAACCCTGCGATTTACTGCTTCTGGACATCCAAATGCCTGCTGTATCAGGATTTGACGTACTGAAATCCATCAGAAAGCCACCGTTTACAATATTCATTACTGCGTATGATGAATATGCACTCAAGGCTTTCGAGTTTCACGCCTTGGATTACCTATTAAAACCTTTTTCGAATCAAAGGTTCTTTGATGCCATAACCCGTGCAAAACAGTTGATTAGAAACGATAACACTGCCCTCTCCTCCCAGATGGACAAGCTACTAAAGCAATTAGAGTCCAACGGAGAACAGAGTGGTATAATTCACTCTAATAACATAGAAAGACTGGTCATTAAGGCCTCAGGAAAGATATTGTTGCTTGATACAAAAGACATTTTCTGGGTAGAAGCACATGACTATTGCATCAAAATCCACTTACAAGATACGCACCACCTTATTAATGGCAGCCTCAAGGGTGTTTTGGTAAAGCTGCCCTCCAATAGCTTTCTGAGAGTACACAAATCAGCGATAATTAATACCAAACAAATTGCCAGCCTTGAACACCTACAGAATGCAGAGTACATGGTTACACTGAACAACAACGCACAGGTGAAGGTCAGTAGAAGCTATAAGCTGCCGATGGATGACTTCCTAGGCAGCCTCTAA
- a CDS encoding metal-dependent transcriptional regulator yields the protein MFSFVEENYLKAIYHLSDHGRKSVSTNALAEEMQTTAASVSDMVAKLSKKKAVDYQKYKGVNVSGKGKEVALRVIRKHRLWEVFLVDKLKFHWDEVHEIAEQLEHIKSPLLISRLDEFLGFPKHDPHGDPIPDENGVFSTVKKVALTELEMNVPAQVVAVNDSSGAFLKYLDKVGISIGTKLKVEDTNEFDGSLDITVNQQKSLTISQTAAQNILVANL from the coding sequence ATGTTCAGCTTTGTTGAAGAGAATTATTTAAAAGCTATTTATCATTTATCAGACCATGGGCGAAAGAGCGTAAGCACTAATGCCTTGGCCGAAGAGATGCAGACCACAGCTGCATCTGTGAGCGACATGGTTGCAAAACTTTCTAAAAAGAAGGCTGTCGACTATCAGAAATACAAAGGCGTAAACGTATCGGGTAAAGGAAAGGAAGTTGCCCTTAGGGTTATCAGAAAGCATCGCCTTTGGGAAGTTTTCCTGGTAGACAAGCTAAAGTTTCATTGGGATGAGGTACATGAAATTGCCGAACAGCTTGAACATATTAAATCCCCCCTACTCATTAGTCGACTGGACGAATTTCTAGGCTTTCCGAAACACGATCCGCATGGCGACCCAATCCCTGACGAGAATGGTGTATTCTCAACTGTCAAGAAAGTTGCTCTCACAGAGCTGGAAATGAACGTTCCAGCGCAAGTGGTCGCTGTAAACGACTCTAGTGGGGCATTCCTAAAATATTTGGATAAAGTAGGGATCTCTATCGGCACCAAACTCAAAGTAGAGGACACCAATGAGTTCGATGGATCCTTAGACATTACGGTTAATCAGCAAAAAAGCTTGACCATTTCACAAACCGCTGCTCAAAACATCCTTGTTGCTAACCTATGA
- a CDS encoding four helix bundle protein — MRDFKELEVWERGHQMALDIFKMTEQFPKHEQFGLISQMRRSSESIPTNIAEGCGRESQKELIRFCSIAMGSASELEYQSLLTKDLKIITDDVYEGAVNELLILKRKLNAFIQYLKTQLPKNLKSQQ; from the coding sequence ATGAGAGATTTTAAAGAATTGGAAGTTTGGGAAAGAGGTCATCAAATGGCACTGGACATTTTCAAAATGACTGAACAATTCCCCAAACACGAACAATTTGGACTCATTAGTCAAATGAGGCGCAGCTCTGAGTCTATTCCCACGAATATTGCCGAAGGCTGTGGAAGAGAGAGTCAAAAAGAATTAATCAGGTTTTGTAGTATTGCGATGGGCTCAGCTTCAGAGCTAGAATATCAATCATTACTTACCAAAGATTTGAAAATAATAACTGACGATGTCTATGAAGGCGCTGTAAATGAATTATTGATCCTCAAGAGAAAACTGAATGCCTTTATTCAGTACCTAAAAACCCAATTGCCCAAAAACCTAAAGTCTCAGCAATGA